The sequence below is a genomic window from Ipomoea triloba cultivar NCNSP0323 chromosome 10, ASM357664v1.
GCTGTCGTTGAACCTGTACctgtactattgactctgtcaCCATCTCTCTCTGTCGTTGAACCTGTACTATTGACTCTGACTCTGTCACCATCTCCCTCTGTCACCATCTCTCTCTGTCGTTGAACctgtactattgactctgtcaCCATCTCTCGCAACCATCTCTCTCTGTCGTTGAACctgtactattgactctgtcaCCATCTCTCGCTGTCGTTGAAGCTGTACctgtactattgactctgtcaCCATCTCTCTCTGTCGTTGAACCTGTACTATTGACTCTGACTCTGTCACCATCTCCCTCTGTCACCATCTCTCTCTGTCGTTGAACctgtactattgactctgtcaCCATCTCTCGCTGTCGTTGAACCTGTACctgtactattgactctgtcaCCATCTCTCTCTGTCGTTGAACctgtactattgactctgtcaCCATCTCTCTCTGTCGTTGAACctgtactattgactctgtcaCCATCTCTCTCTGTCGTTGAACctgtactattgactctgtcaCCATCTCTCTCTGTCGTTGAACctgtactattgactctgtcaCCATCTCTCTCTGTCGTTGAACctgtactattgactctgtcaaaatgtagtatctgttcatagttactttctcaacctattgaagcacaacgagtgactccactgaggctcgaacccacttccatcatccatgtgggagtgttaatcgggacaccggatgccacttgaccacaaggtctttggcaattgaGTCCTTATTATCAACTCGAGTTTGAAATTTATGAGATACATacaatacaaatttattacatACTTCAATTATGATTTGCAATTTTAGGTAGGTAGGTGAGAGTTAATTCATTCAATTCCCATATTTGTGTTAGAGCATCTCTTTCTGGTTTTGTACACATGCTATGTCTCTAAGTTTTTCAtgaaataaaaggaaaattattaaatgataaTACAACAAAATGTACGAGCAAAGTAAAGGACAAGGTACATGTAAAGTGAACCACCACATCCATTAAATAATGAAAGAATGAgacaataaaattttgtaattttagatgttgtccaagtatatatatatttgaggtGGAAGCATAAAAGCAAGATATCGTGTATTATGAGCAAATCGTTAACAGTGTAATTCCATCATTTTGCAGGGAAAGAGGGTGGTAGGGTGGGTGGGGGTGGGTAAGGGTGAACAACAAAAAGGacttatactttttttttttttaaataaagttttgCTTATGTAATTTCTTAAATTCGTTTTTATTATAGTtaccaatttaaaataatatatattgtccGGATCATGTGCGGAGGTAATTTTTCGTGCGGAAGCACAAATAACACAAAAAGACGCATCTTAAGGGTATAATTCACACACCAaatcttaagcattaaaataacaacactaaaatatcattttaaaatactacaatttcattttacgaccatggtccacagtgtCGGCCATGGCCATGTTTGGCCAGGGCATGCGCAAAGGGCCCCCAAATTTTGGGGTCccaaatattacggagtatatatgtACAGACATAGTATGGTGGttgtgcggttgtgcggttgtgcccccaaattttggggacacttttatttttaaaaaaaagttattgtatatttatgttttatatattaatgttggCGTGActtatgtataaataaattaagacggtctaaaattctaaaaagtTTACATCCTAATTAATTTCTAAGGAGTTGATTTATGAATAGAGTTATAGTCCTATAACTTATAGGAATTGAGGTGGACCTATTTGactattgtaaaattattatatataaagagtgAAAAAATTACTCTTATTCCTATTATAATGCAATAAAATTACTCTTATTCATATTATAATGCATACACGCAAGATTTGTATTCAGTGTtggaaaaataacataaaatgacaatttaagtggctatttttgGCAACACGGATGGTTGACAAATGGACAACATCAAGCAGCCTTTATTCTTGGCAACACACATGTCCTCCCACTACTTTGTTTCCAGCGCACTCCCATGCATAAGTGGATCGGACCCTCCTGCCCTTTAATACATAAGATGCATGGTAGCTTGGTAGTTTGGAACTTGTGAAGCATGTTATGTTTAAGATTGTGGGTTGAAACCCTATGGTAGcatcttttataatattttgtttcaaGCTTCCTTCTTTCCTTAGCCCAAtagattttcattatttttattgggCCAACACCTCACCCTTAAAGATGGACACCCCGCTTGGACAGTTGGGCCAAGACTTTCcaaataaaatgacatttttattggaaaaaaaaaaagagaaaatgcaataactttttttttttaattattacaaactttgaATATGCAATGCACTGATATGTTACCATGTAACAAACTTGAGTGCACAATTAGTTATTTGTTACTCCGTATAGTAATATATAACGATGCAATACAACTTTACATATAATTGAATGCATAGCTAGCTTTGTAATGTTGTTCGTTGCACTTTCACGTACAGTTTTCACTTCTCATAAGAAGCACAATTCACACTTTCACAACTAATTATCTCTGTGTGAATTTGTGTAACGCAACACAACTTCAATCCACTTTCACAAGATCATTAATTAATAGCACTATTAATAAAGTTGGGGTAACCCAACCAAGTCGGTCATATGTACTATTCGCTTGATAACTAAAAGTTTTAAGTTTGGCTCCTTCTACTAGAGTGATTTATTGATCTTCTTGAGTTGACTTGATCAGTTATAGGTAACCTATGCCAGTTTTTGTCATTATGGTTTTTTACCGATTAGAATCAGGAGGTAAAATTTACCTAATACGTACATGTCCTTGGATAATGACgagttaattttgattattaaaaaaatgcaaatacCATGAAATCACATCACGCAATCCAAGATCCAGTAATTATTTATTGGTCATTTTCAAGACAAGCCAGATCTACGTTATCTAAATGCCAATAGAAAAACTAATTGAGTTGACTGAAGAACCCAAGTCTATTGGCTTCTTGTTTATTTGACTTCATTTAGCCGTTCGGAATCTCACTTAGCTCTAACTTCAAAAACCATTTGTGTCCCCTAAACTAAACCCTAATTGCACTTAGTAAAATATATCTACTCTTTAATCAGTGCATTGACTAGGACTGGGCCCCATGTTTCTCTGAAAGGACAACGTTAAATTAATACATATCCTAATCCATGCAGACATTCaattaattgtttttctttcaaaaatcaaaaggaCTGCCTTTAGTTTAGCTGGATACAGTGACTAAAATGATGACAAGTTCCAATATTGCCCCGCCACTAACTATAacattttgacatttttctttaatgattgatattataaaattttcatagttTAAGAAGTATAATGATTAAGTGTCCTTTAGTCACTAGTGAGAGATTGGACTGTTGCATGTTTATATGGAGTagaataatggtatttaatttaattttgagtaAAGTATTGAGTTTGCTATATATACCATTTCTCTTTAGTaagaatttaaattgtaaaGCATAAAGATTCTCTCCGACTCTAAGTGTGATTTTTTCCTATTGGGATTATATTTCTAAATTTGAAtccaatatttttatatataaatttgttttattgaCTTATTCAAGGTGGATTTATTGTGACATTGTGATAGGGCCAAATTAGAAACCAATCAAATGAGATTCAAATACAACAAAATTTAATACGAAACGGTTGGTCCATATAGTTAGGAAATACTGTAAGATAAAGATATATTCCTATTTTTGAGATTTTGTTAGGATTTCACTTCTAGATAGAAGTGACATGCCAGCTATATGATAGAAAAATCTTGAACAGTTTCCAAGATGAAAAGGAGTATGGCATGTAATAAAATCTTTAAtagtaaagttttttttttttttttttttttttttttttttaggggggGGGGAGAAAGGAGAAATTGGGAAAAAAGAAATGGTAATATAGTAAGCTTATTAGATAatttttgacttgtttgattattattagctgtttgacttgattaaatagTCAATATGAATGTTaacttttttgtaaataacttattacttcaaaatgctaaaattcaaaaagtttctCAAAATAGCTTTTTCgataagctttttgagaaagttattTTGCATATAATAAACTATCagttaacaattaatttaccaaacatctttctacaatcagttaatgctatcaattagtcaaactcagtaactcaatcagctaacaactaatttaccaaatatattTCTGCAATCAGCTAATACTATCAATTAGTTAAACTGACTAGCAAGGAAGATACAAAAGAAATCTTCAAAGTAGGAGGCAAATGGAGTGGCCAAACAACTTGTTGCAGCATTCATACAGAGTACTATATATAGAAAGAACTTTTTGCTAATTACCTAAAAATAAATGCATAATATGCTTGTTAATTGgagaaaatttttctttttaagaaagGTGTATTAGTGCATttggaaaccaaaaaaaaaaaagaaaaaagaaaaaaaaaactaggaatgaaaaaatattgaaaaactaaaatattataCCGTCAGCACATACATCAATGATACTGCTAATAAACTAGATCTATACGCTATGACTCCTATGAGGTATGGTGTTATGTATTATAAGTAATGTAACGTAGAAATGATGAGTTAGGAATATAGATATTATTGTTTATAACCAAGTTAACATAGGTGGTccaagtatatatttttttatattcttcAATGATAATAATGTacgtagacattatatattggagtaatataagaaataagtttgatttcatTTAGAGTTTAATTGAATGTTACCAAAATTATATTCAGTAATTTATCATATCTAAAATTcttgtttaattaaatattactaaaattatattcagtaatttatcatatctaaaattcttacttcaataatattaatgataccataattattacttaaattatcaactatacttttaatataatatattaattctaaaactatgaattaaaaaaaattatatacaattattttaaaaaatatttttatataattaagattttaacattgagtattaatattggacatATATTTNtttttttttttttttttttttttttttttttttagggaggGGGAGAAAGGAGAAATTGGGAAAAAAGAAATGGTAATATAGTAAGCTTATTAGATAatttttgacttgtttgattattattagctgtttgacttgattaaatagTCAATATGAATGTTaacttttttgtaaataacttattacttcaaaatgctaaaattcaaaaagtttctCAAAATAGCTTTTTCgataagctttttgagaaagttattTTGCATATAATAAACTATCagttaacaattaatttaccaaacatctttctacaatcagttaatgctatcaattagtcaaactcagtaactcaatcagctaacaactaatttaccaaatatattTCTGCAATCAGCTAATACTATCAATTAGTTAAACTGACTAGCAAGGAAGATACAAAAGAAATCTTCAAAGTAGGAGGCAAATGGAGTGGCCAAACAACTTGTTGCAGCATTCATACAGAGTACTATATATAGAAAGAACTTTTTGCTAATTACCTAAAAATAAATGCATAATATGCTTGTTAATTGgagaaaatttttctttttaagaaagGTGTATTAGTGCATttggaaaccaaaaaaaaaaaagaaaaaagaaaaaaaaaactaggaatgaaaaaatattgaaaaactaaaatattataCCGTCAGCACATACATCAATGATACTGCTAATAAACTAGATCTATACGCTATGACTCCTATGAGGTATGGTGTTATGTATTATAAGTAATGTAACGTAGAAATGATGAGTTAGGAATATAGATATTATTGTTTATAACCAAGTTAACATAGGTGGTccaagtatatatttttttatattcttcAATGATAATAATGTacgtagacattatatattggagtaatataagaaataagtttgatttcatTTAGAGTTTAATTGAATGTTACCAAAATTATATTCAGTAATTTATCATATCTAAAATTcttgtttaattaaatattactaaaattatattcagtaatttatcatatctaaaattcttacttcaataatattaatgataccataattattacttaaattatcaactatacttttaatataatatattaattctaaaactatgaattaaaaaaaattatatacaattattttaaaaaatatttttatataattaagattttaacattgagtattaatattggacatatatttttgtgcattgcgcatataaaatactagACCACTAGTAAGAGTTATATGGGACAACTCAACCGATTTGATTAGACATGAATTCGGATGTCAATCAGGACTTATAAGAGTTATATGTGAGGCAACTCAATCGAATTAATCAGACAGTTTACTTAATAATCATTGTTCTAAATTTGATTCTTCACGGAAAGAACCTATTGACTAACATTGGTTTGAGGCGGTCCTCTATGAACAAAGGGTTTCCCTTAAATCAAAGGATTATGAgttataaattcaaaaaatcattacatacaatAAAAACTTGGAGTATAGGAGAAGAAGATTTATTTCGACACAAAAACAACAGCAGCaacatcaataattaatattaatactaataataataataataacaatcagAAGTGTCTGCAGGGACAAACATGTATGTTTGACTGCTAACATGCCATATAAATGTAAACAGAAAACTCAAGAATTTACAGATACTGTTACATAGAATATACCTTTGAGTCTTTGACCTAGCTAGGCTTCTGAAACAACAGAGAAATCCTCAATTGAGCTCCACTCATCCAATCCTTTGGGCTTTGGCACTCATTTCTGAGCAAATGATCTGGGCAAACAAAAAGTTGATAACTTTATGCTTTGGTAATTAATTGTCAAAAACTCAAGGGAAATTGCTAAacataaacaaagaagaagaaaaaaaaaagttcggATTTTTATACCATCTGATGCGGGGCGTTTGGCTTGCTTAATCTTCTCGAGCTGAACCTGAGTATCCATAAACAACTGAATCCTCTGAAGCTCCAAATCCTTACCGAATTCCATCCTCTGCTTCTCAAGCTCTATCATTTGCAGCCACTTCATCCCCTCAACCCTTTCGTAACCCAGAGTGTCTGCATGTACAGGCATGTGTATTTGACTGCTAGCATGCCATATAAATGTAAACACAAAACTCAAGCTGATGAAGAATGAGTCATCCAGTCACTAGATGCAAACTACAAATAAAGATTCCAGTCAGAATGTACAGATACTGTTGTATAAGAACTTATGAGAAAAGAGGTACTAAAATACGTACAATCCAAGCTTTCGTTCTATTACCGATGTCTTTAGTTGGTTATGACTTGGAGAGCTGGAGTGTAGATAAAACATTTGACCTAGGCTTCTGAAACAACAGGGAAATCCTCATTTGAGCTCAGCTCATCCAATCCTTTAGCACTCATTTCTGAGCAAATGATCTGGGCCTCCTTCGATTTTCCTTCAGCCTTAAGTCCAGAGATCAGCTCAGTACAGATACTGATGACCGGTAGAAAACCATTCTCGAACATTTCTCTATACCAGATGAATGCTCCATTGAAGTCTTTGAGCTTGCAATGCCCGCTAATCAATGTGTTATAAGTGTTAGAATTAGGAACAATTCCTCTAGCCTTCATGGTGTCAACAAGGGCCCGTGCTTCTTGACACTCTCCCTTCTTCAAGTGAGCCATAATCAAGCTATTGTAGGTCATCTTGTCAGCATGAATCCCTTGTTCTTCCATCTTATTGCGCAGAGCAAATGATTTTCCAACCTCTCCATGAAGTGCATAACAATAAATTAGCTCATTATATACAACTCTGTCAGGAGAAAGATTCATCTGGGACATTTCTTGCACAATTTTGTCTACTAGCGTCAGTCCACATTCTTCCTTTTTGCATGCACTGATTAGGGGATGATACGTGCGTAAGGTAGGTTTAACACCAGAAGTTTTCATCTGCTCATACCATTCAAAACACTTGTTGGTCTCCCCGGCATCTGAACAACCAGAGATCAAACAATTATACGTGATGACATCAGGAGTTAAACCACTCTTCGGAATCTCTTGAGTTAATTCCTCAGCTTCACTTACCCTGCCCTTTTTACAGAGTCCATTTATTAATGAATTGTAAGTTACAATTGTGGGTGCAATGTCACTCCCAACCATCTCATTCAAAATCCGGAAAGCATCTTTAAATTTTCCCCGGGTGCAATGACCATCTATgaccatattatatatttgagcaTTTGGTTTAACTCCTCTACCTATCATATCATTCACTATCACTTCTGCCTCAAGAAGCCTAGCATCCTTGCACAAACAATTTATTAGGGAACCATAGGTTACTACGTTGGGCTTCAGCCCGCTATTTTCCATTTCCTCAAGAATCTCAAAACACCTATCGAATTGATGGCTACACCCATAACCGTTTATCAAGAAGTTGTATGTCTGCACTGTTGGAGAAACTTGCCTCTCGGCCATCTTTCTAAACCATCTCTCTGCCTCTTCCATCTTACCCGATTTACAAACCGTATTGATTAATGTGTTAAATGTGGAACAGCTTGGCTTAAACCCAAAACTTTCCATTTCTTCAAGAGTTGAAACTACCTTCTCCATGTTCCCTTCCTTGCAATAGCCATTAACAATGGTGGTAAATATCACCTCTGTTGGGGTAAATCCATTTTGCATCAACTTC
It includes:
- the LOC116031528 gene encoding pentatricopeptide repeat-containing protein At5g12100, mitochondrial-like — its product is MMAKRILPTKLLGRHLSRSSRLISSQHEGNPSTNADSANKNLQEELRKLRILLQQNRGDSARSFIANLAQSNSVSELYTSFCAPTKPLFADMLFSVYVDSKLLDKASELYSLMRKDGKFPALSGFKVFLEMMNSSRQYGKALEVFWDAVNADMQIDSNSYSIGIQSAVKLGDLRRALQLMDLMRKSGLRMDAFVYNVVMGGLCKERRVSEARKLFDEMLERRVAPSKVTFNILIDGYCKVGDLEEAFNVREKMRNEKVMPNEITFNTLLSGLCKMGRMEEANKVLEEMKSCGFVPDGFTSSILFDGHLRCADIDSSLALFEEVVKKGVRINEYTIGILLNGLCKNGKIDKAEQILKKLMQNGFTPTEVIFTTIVNGYCKEGNMEKVVSTLEEMESFGFKPSCSTFNTLINTVCKSGKMEEAERWFRKMAERQVSPTVQTYNFLINGYGCSHQFDRCFEILEEMENSGLKPNVVTYGSLINCLCKDARLLEAEVIVNDMIGRGVKPNAQIYNMVIDGHCTRGKFKDAFRILNEMVGSDIAPTIVTYNSLINGLCKKGRVSEAEELTQEIPKSGLTPDVITYNCLISGCSDAGETNKCFEWYEQMKTSGVKPTLRTYHPLISACKKEECGLTLVDKIVQEMSQMNLSPDRVVYNELIYCYALHGEVGKSFALRNKMEEQGIHADKMTYNSLIMAHLKKGECQEARALVDTMKARGIVPNSNTYNTLISGHCKLKDFNGAFIWYREMFENGFLPVISICTELISGLKAEGKSKEAQIICSEMSAKGLDELSSNEDFPVVSEA